From the genome of Thermogutta terrifontis, one region includes:
- the infB gene encoding translation initiation factor IF-2, whose product MAQRIFNLAKELKIETKELLEVCQELKLQKTSALASLTDEEVSLVKEYLKRGKGGRDRMAATAGPTAGPIPAFRREDYIPPAGTALGKVPVLDKKVEKLAPTPTQRKEPEKPEKKEEPKPVAPAVPTPVPEEVPVASVAVETAPPQETPEVAPLAEAVPPEASPPVVTAEVTAGPTEAAAAEAPPPEMPPVAEPVVSVETIPPGEVLESELVVEQERATAASTPPVPQAEETTPAGAQVEVPPAGADIGAAPAVPVAESQAEAVATAPAEPSEKAAEGQPPSETAPPKPSVPPIDPERIAAIRPIPELRRTRREGTTPPGTPKKEKKGKSEPPLPRLVKLAPMPQPKPAPVAKPKEPPPQKPEIRLPPDAIRASKMGAMPLAGHLLRQQEEKRKGKKKEEKESPEEALPVLPRQKGRRGKVEDKEELLEKEATPGKLKRKKEVVAVEEEEDLEPETTTTQQTRLRRTRSVSTAAPRKSSVVLELPCTVRSFAEALGLPAQKVLAKLFEMGTLANINATLDQATAELLAAELGVDVTFRAEADPEEEIEAIWNAPDPEESLRPRPPVVTFLGHVDHGKTSLLDKILGLNVAAKEKGGITQHIRAYQVEKNGRPITFLDTPGHEAFTAMRARGANCTDIVVLVVAVDDGVMPQTEEAISHARAAGVPIVVALNKVDLPGTRPERVMQQLTGLGLVPTEWGGDVEMVRTSALTGQGIPELLDTLITLGDIFELKANYDRPACGTCLEASLQPGRGVVAKFLVQKGTLRPGDIVVCGTAHGRIKAMYDPLQPHKRVQEAPPARPVDVIGLDNVPEAGSRFVVLEDIAKARKIAEHRMEMARQRELAQVRSHVTLENLFERLSQKEKKTLHIILRADTRGSIEAILKEIAKLEHPEVKIEVIQALVGGITVADVHLADASDAVIIGFNVVPDEDARQLAEQLNVQIRRYDIIYQVADDLKAALEGMLQPEKREVELGRALIQKVFRISKVGNVAGCRVLSGIITRDARLRVIRQNRIVGDYPIESLRREKDDVREVREGYECGIRLAGFDDIKEGDILEAYRVEEVKRSFEAVGQSAS is encoded by the coding sequence GTGGCGCAACGGATCTTCAATCTCGCGAAAGAGCTCAAAATCGAGACCAAAGAATTGCTGGAGGTCTGCCAGGAGTTGAAGCTCCAGAAGACCTCCGCTTTGGCCAGCCTCACTGACGAAGAAGTCTCTCTTGTCAAGGAGTACCTCAAGCGCGGCAAGGGCGGGCGAGATCGGATGGCCGCCACGGCGGGCCCGACGGCTGGCCCCATTCCGGCCTTTCGCCGGGAAGATTACATTCCCCCGGCAGGCACGGCCCTGGGAAAGGTGCCCGTCCTTGACAAAAAAGTCGAGAAACTAGCGCCGACTCCAACCCAGCGCAAAGAACCTGAGAAACCAGAAAAGAAAGAGGAACCGAAGCCGGTCGCACCTGCGGTACCCACCCCCGTTCCAGAAGAAGTCCCGGTCGCTTCCGTGGCGGTAGAAACGGCGCCACCTCAAGAGACGCCCGAGGTCGCCCCCCTAGCAGAAGCCGTTCCGCCCGAGGCTTCGCCGCCTGTTGTGACTGCGGAAGTGACCGCGGGACCGACAGAGGCAGCAGCTGCGGAGGCACCGCCGCCGGAAATGCCGCCTGTGGCCGAGCCCGTTGTCTCCGTCGAGACAATTCCCCCGGGTGAGGTCCTGGAGAGCGAGCTTGTTGTTGAGCAAGAGAGGGCGACGGCCGCTTCGACTCCCCCGGTCCCCCAGGCCGAGGAGACTACTCCAGCGGGGGCCCAAGTGGAGGTTCCCCCAGCAGGCGCGGACATTGGGGCGGCACCTGCGGTCCCCGTCGCGGAAAGTCAGGCTGAAGCGGTGGCCACGGCTCCCGCGGAACCCTCAGAAAAAGCAGCGGAAGGTCAGCCCCCCTCCGAAACTGCTCCGCCCAAGCCCAGTGTCCCGCCGATCGATCCTGAACGGATCGCCGCGATTCGCCCCATTCCCGAGTTGCGTCGTACCAGACGCGAGGGTACCACTCCGCCCGGTACCCCCAAAAAGGAGAAAAAAGGCAAATCCGAACCGCCTCTTCCGCGGTTAGTTAAATTGGCGCCGATGCCGCAGCCTAAACCGGCGCCAGTGGCAAAACCGAAGGAGCCACCCCCGCAAAAACCGGAGATCCGTCTGCCTCCGGATGCCATTCGGGCATCAAAGATGGGGGCAATGCCGCTGGCAGGGCATCTGCTGCGGCAACAGGAGGAAAAACGAAAGGGCAAGAAAAAAGAGGAAAAGGAGAGCCCCGAGGAAGCCCTGCCGGTCCTCCCCCGGCAAAAGGGACGCCGTGGTAAAGTAGAGGATAAAGAGGAGCTCCTGGAAAAGGAGGCCACGCCAGGCAAGCTCAAGCGTAAGAAAGAGGTGGTCGCGGTCGAGGAGGAGGAAGACCTCGAACCCGAAACGACCACCACGCAACAGACCCGACTCCGTCGTACACGGAGTGTCTCAACGGCCGCACCTCGGAAAAGCAGCGTGGTTTTGGAACTCCCTTGCACGGTTCGTTCGTTTGCGGAAGCCCTGGGCCTCCCCGCTCAGAAGGTCCTCGCCAAGCTCTTTGAAATGGGGACCCTCGCCAACATCAATGCCACTCTGGATCAGGCGACGGCCGAGCTGCTCGCCGCCGAACTGGGAGTGGACGTCACCTTCCGCGCCGAAGCCGATCCGGAAGAAGAAATTGAAGCCATCTGGAACGCCCCTGATCCAGAAGAGTCGCTCCGGCCGCGGCCTCCTGTCGTCACGTTCCTCGGTCACGTGGACCACGGTAAGACATCCCTTCTGGATAAAATCCTGGGCCTCAACGTGGCCGCCAAAGAGAAGGGTGGAATCACCCAGCATATCCGCGCTTATCAGGTGGAAAAGAACGGCCGCCCAATCACGTTTTTGGATACCCCCGGGCATGAAGCATTCACGGCCATGCGGGCCCGCGGTGCCAACTGCACGGATATTGTGGTCCTTGTGGTGGCGGTGGACGACGGGGTGATGCCTCAAACAGAAGAGGCGATCAGCCACGCCCGGGCAGCTGGTGTTCCCATCGTGGTGGCGCTAAACAAGGTAGACCTCCCCGGTACGCGACCGGAACGCGTGATGCAGCAGTTGACGGGTCTGGGATTGGTCCCCACCGAATGGGGCGGCGATGTGGAAATGGTGCGGACCAGTGCCCTCACCGGGCAGGGCATTCCGGAACTGCTCGATACACTGATCACGCTGGGCGATATCTTCGAGTTGAAAGCCAACTACGATCGGCCCGCGTGCGGTACCTGTCTGGAAGCCTCTCTCCAGCCCGGTCGGGGCGTGGTGGCCAAATTCCTGGTGCAGAAGGGAACCTTGCGGCCGGGGGATATCGTGGTCTGTGGCACGGCCCACGGTCGTATCAAGGCGATGTACGACCCACTCCAGCCGCACAAACGGGTTCAGGAGGCCCCGCCTGCGCGTCCTGTCGATGTCATTGGGCTGGATAATGTTCCCGAGGCGGGAAGTCGCTTTGTGGTCCTGGAAGACATTGCGAAAGCCCGCAAAATCGCCGAACATCGGATGGAGATGGCCCGCCAGCGCGAGCTGGCCCAGGTCCGTTCCCATGTCACCCTGGAGAATCTCTTCGAGCGGCTCAGCCAGAAGGAGAAGAAAACGCTGCACATTATTCTGCGGGCGGACACCCGGGGCTCCATCGAGGCCATCCTCAAGGAAATCGCCAAACTGGAGCATCCCGAGGTCAAGATCGAGGTCATCCAGGCTCTGGTGGGTGGAATCACCGTGGCGGACGTCCATCTGGCGGATGCTTCCGACGCCGTCATCATCGGCTTCAACGTGGTTCCGGACGAGGATGCCCGCCAGCTTGCCGAACAGCTCAACGTGCAGATCCGACGGTACGACATCATTTACCAGGTGGCGGACGACCTCAAGGCAGCCCTGGAAGGTATGCTCCAGCCGGAAAAACGCGAGGTCGAACTGGGCCGCGCCCTGATTCAGAAAGTGTTCCGTATCAGCAAGGTGGGAAACGTGGCCGGTTGCCGTGTGCTGTCCGGCATCATCACCCGCGATGCCCGTCTCCGCGTGATTCGCCAGAACCGCATTGTAGGGGACTACCCAATCGAGTCTCTCCGCCGCGAAAAGGACGATGTGCGGGAGGTCCGCGAAGGCTACGAATGCGGTATCAGACTCGCCGGTTTCGACGATATCAAGGAAGGGGATATTCTCGAGGCTTATCGTGTGGAGGAAGTCAAGCGCAGCTTCGAAGCAGTGGGACAATCCGCCTCGTAG
- a CDS encoding sensor histidine kinase yields the protein MFEVFTCSPAERTFWIADATLVGVSRAVFRHVDRLIDAAPAWRELGSDFHRPLGAELLHVLLRDPLALAAVLKDLASDSASLLPANPTDVFLALESRLIDAFVRSLKDSPEATPLLRLHPVRYRSGYRNIEQLDQRFPDELLVQRVFLTSLLTRLWLKSENPGLLRVGDLAVAFLAAIDTIDDGESDLPSETPRSLSEVLSIVRAVWRIVCYLPELNFTLFCTQLAQKDWPRIWELLLEKASVLPETRTFIGRVVGQKTRRKVHEATIVLLRWESWWQTITGARELYLTALHILRKSLALPGRLAEVLETLKLDALADFAAGAAHEINNPLAVIGGHAQLLLRDAKDPDTRRTLATILAQVQRAHEMIADTRLFARPPQPNTAPVNLAELLETAIAELTPLAQERGVRLTASSASPAEGAVVNADRNQLLIAFEAIAKNAIEACGNGGEVRFGWVNTSAEVVIEIADTGPGIPEEHRPHIFNPFYSARQAGRGLGMGLPKAWRIVHQHGGRIEVSSPPSGGALFRIHLPCLNELAE from the coding sequence ATGTTCGAAGTATTCACATGTTCTCCGGCCGAGAGGACCTTCTGGATTGCTGATGCCACCCTCGTGGGGGTCAGTCGCGCGGTGTTTCGCCATGTCGACCGGCTGATCGACGCCGCACCCGCCTGGCGCGAGCTCGGTTCCGATTTTCACCGCCCGCTCGGTGCGGAACTGCTTCATGTCTTGCTCCGCGATCCGCTGGCGCTGGCGGCCGTCCTGAAAGACCTTGCCTCGGACAGTGCGTCTCTTCTCCCGGCAAATCCGACGGACGTGTTCCTCGCTTTAGAATCACGCCTCATCGATGCATTTGTGAGGAGCCTTAAAGACTCACCCGAAGCAACCCCGTTGTTGAGACTCCACCCTGTTCGGTACCGGTCCGGCTACCGAAACATTGAGCAACTGGATCAGCGGTTTCCGGACGAGCTTCTGGTGCAGCGGGTGTTTCTGACGAGCCTGTTGACCCGATTGTGGCTGAAGTCCGAGAATCCGGGACTGCTCCGAGTGGGGGACCTCGCGGTGGCCTTTCTGGCGGCGATCGACACGATCGATGACGGCGAGTCGGATTTGCCGAGTGAAACGCCTCGTTCCCTGAGCGAGGTACTCTCGATTGTTCGTGCCGTGTGGCGTATTGTGTGTTATCTTCCGGAACTAAATTTCACGCTTTTCTGCACGCAGTTAGCGCAGAAGGATTGGCCACGAATTTGGGAACTATTGCTCGAGAAAGCGAGCGTCCTCCCGGAAACCCGAACGTTCATTGGCCGGGTTGTCGGTCAAAAAACTCGGAGAAAAGTTCACGAAGCGACAATTGTCCTTCTTCGGTGGGAAAGCTGGTGGCAGACGATCACTGGGGCCCGCGAGTTGTATCTCACTGCCCTCCATATCCTTCGCAAATCTTTGGCACTTCCAGGCCGATTGGCGGAGGTCCTGGAAACTCTGAAGCTGGACGCCCTGGCCGACTTCGCCGCCGGCGCTGCCCACGAGATCAACAATCCCCTCGCCGTGATCGGTGGTCACGCCCAGCTTCTTCTTCGGGATGCCAAAGACCCGGATACCCGGCGCACCCTCGCGACGATTCTTGCACAGGTGCAACGAGCCCACGAAATGATTGCCGACACACGGCTTTTTGCGCGGCCTCCACAACCGAACACCGCACCCGTGAACCTTGCCGAACTGCTGGAGACGGCGATTGCCGAGTTGACGCCGCTGGCCCAGGAAAGGGGCGTTCGCCTTACTGCGTCGAGTGCGTCGCCGGCGGAAGGAGCAGTAGTGAATGCCGACCGCAACCAATTGCTCATCGCTTTCGAGGCGATTGCCAAGAACGCCATTGAGGCTTGTGGCAACGGCGGGGAAGTCCGATTCGGCTGGGTGAACACATCAGCAGAAGTGGTGATCGAAATCGCGGACACCGGGCCGGGAATTCCCGAGGAACATCGGCCGCACATCTTCAATCCGTTTTATTCGGCCCGGCAAGCGGGGCGAGGTTTGGGAATGGGTCTGCCCAAGGCTTGGCGGATCGTGCATCAACATGGGGGACGAATCGAAGTCTCGTCCCCTCCCAGCGGCGGAGCCCTGTTTCGGATTCATCTGCCATGCTTGAACGAGTTGGCTGAATGA
- a CDS encoding bile acid:sodium symporter family protein: protein MLRHYLERFLPVWLVLLCLVAFVWSKQSAQQPDPFLLSRPYLPHLIALTMLAIGSLLAREELLGVFQRWPLVFFGTAVQYSSMPALAYLSSQVWGLKGPWLIGCLMVGCVPGAMASNVLTLIARGNVSYSVSLTTSATLLSPLVVPFVMWLTVGRFAKFPVVRTGVELLFMVVLPVAVGFALSQFSTLWRKTAEKIGPIIANLVILWIIAVVVAANRTQLYAVNGILVAALGMINFGGYAAGYLAAIAARLPVGMRRALTLEIGMQNAGLGTTLALSLFPDQPQAAIPCALYTFGCMFTGTLLSRWMASFPIPPSSAGKQRSSRTANSTSQMDCQSEAS from the coding sequence ATGCTTCGCCATTACCTGGAGCGTTTTCTCCCCGTGTGGCTCGTCCTGCTTTGCCTGGTGGCTTTCGTCTGGTCCAAACAGTCGGCCCAACAACCCGACCCCTTCCTCCTCAGCAGGCCTTATTTACCGCACCTGATCGCATTAACCATGCTGGCGATCGGCTCGTTGCTGGCCCGAGAAGAGCTTTTGGGAGTGTTTCAACGCTGGCCGCTCGTGTTTTTCGGAACAGCTGTTCAGTACAGCTCGATGCCCGCCCTCGCCTACCTTTCCTCACAAGTGTGGGGACTGAAGGGCCCCTGGCTGATCGGCTGCCTCATGGTGGGCTGTGTGCCAGGTGCCATGGCGTCCAATGTATTGACGTTGATTGCCCGGGGAAACGTCAGCTATTCTGTCAGCCTGACCACAAGCGCCACGCTTCTTTCGCCGCTCGTTGTGCCGTTCGTCATGTGGCTGACGGTGGGCCGATTTGCTAAGTTTCCGGTCGTTCGTACCGGTGTTGAGCTCCTTTTCATGGTGGTTTTGCCCGTGGCCGTGGGGTTCGCCCTGTCTCAGTTTTCAACGTTATGGCGAAAAACCGCAGAAAAGATCGGGCCGATCATTGCTAACCTCGTCATCCTTTGGATCATCGCCGTGGTGGTGGCCGCTAATCGCACGCAGTTGTACGCTGTGAACGGCATCCTGGTGGCAGCTTTGGGGATGATCAATTTCGGCGGATATGCGGCTGGTTATCTGGCGGCCATCGCCGCGAGACTGCCGGTGGGCATGCGCCGGGCCCTCACACTGGAAATCGGTATGCAAAACGCTGGTCTGGGAACGACGCTCGCTTTAAGCCTCTTTCCCGATCAGCCGCAGGCCGCCATTCCCTGCGCCCTCTATACCTTTGGATGCATGTTCACGGGGACCCTGCTTTCCCGTTGGATGGCCAGTTTTCCCATTCCCCCATCCTCGGCGGGCAAACAAAGATCCTCTCGCACAGCGAACAGCACATCGCAAATGGATTGTCAATCAGAAGCTTCATAA
- a CDS encoding PH domain-containing protein, with protein MAVEKIREPEEHIVKTVWPSIAAFRLGRWIGRVWERAVSKGPWAAILAGVFLAPLAAAAYLWRLRPGGARRYVVTDRRVIIMEGIIPKEVAAVGWDEVDRIDAQPQPGQAALRAADVVFFKGDQPVLVLPGVSLAENFVRLCRRTRQAFLDIEALRQRAAS; from the coding sequence ATGGCTGTTGAAAAAATCCGTGAGCCAGAAGAACACATTGTGAAAACCGTCTGGCCGTCGATTGCGGCCTTCCGTCTCGGTCGGTGGATCGGGCGGGTATGGGAACGGGCCGTAAGCAAGGGACCCTGGGCGGCCATTCTCGCCGGAGTCTTTCTCGCGCCTCTGGCAGCGGCGGCCTACTTGTGGCGTTTACGTCCCGGGGGTGCCCGGCGTTACGTGGTCACCGACCGCAGAGTGATCATCATGGAGGGCATCATTCCCAAAGAGGTGGCGGCCGTCGGATGGGACGAAGTTGATCGTATCGACGCCCAGCCGCAGCCGGGACAAGCGGCTCTGCGAGCGGCTGACGTCGTGTTCTTCAAGGGTGATCAGCCTGTCCTGGTGTTGCCAGGCGTGTCGCTGGCCGAAAACTTTGTCCGCTTGTGTCGTCGCACCCGGCAGGCGTTTCTGGATATCGAAGCTCTGCGGCAGCGGGCCGCGTCGTGA
- a CDS encoding response regulator — translation MAKKRNSQSPLASKTVFTTGEAAKICKVSQQTIIRCFDSGQLKGFRVPGSRFRRIPRDALINFMRENGIPLDALENTKHRILIVDDDEELVELIRDVLLRDGRFEVRTVNNGFEAGMAVKEYHPDLIVLDIMLPDINGKDVCQVVRSDPNMNDIRIICISGMVEEDRIQELKAVGADDFLHKPFEIEQLVDRICQLLDIPSRSHV, via the coding sequence GTGGCGAAGAAAAGGAACAGCCAATCACCGCTCGCAAGCAAGACTGTATTCACGACGGGAGAAGCAGCGAAGATCTGCAAAGTGAGCCAGCAGACCATCATTCGCTGCTTCGATTCCGGTCAATTGAAGGGATTCCGCGTTCCGGGAAGCCGTTTCCGTCGTATTCCCCGCGATGCTCTGATTAACTTCATGCGGGAAAATGGCATCCCATTGGATGCCCTCGAAAACACCAAACACCGCATCCTCATCGTCGATGACGATGAGGAGCTAGTGGAACTCATTCGGGATGTGCTCCTCCGCGATGGTCGCTTCGAGGTCCGCACCGTTAATAACGGATTTGAGGCCGGGATGGCCGTCAAGGAGTATCATCCCGACCTCATCGTCCTTGACATCATGCTTCCCGACATCAACGGGAAGGATGTCTGTCAGGTGGTGCGGTCCGATCCCAACATGAACGATATCCGCATCATCTGCATATCGGGCATGGTGGAAGAGGACCGCATTCAGGAGCTCAAAGCGGTGGGGGCCGACGATTTCCTCCACAAACCGTTTGAGATCGAGCAACTCGTCGATCGCATTTGCCAGTTGCTCGATATTCCCTCGCGGTCCCACGTTTGA
- the nusA gene encoding transcription termination factor NusA encodes MNPDELLRIVDAIHRDKNIDKEVVFRSIEAALTSVARKRFGEHEEIKIVIDRKTGLITGYRGEQSIDPEQLTRIGAQAAKQVILQKIREAERDVLYDEYQELLDQIVTGTVQKVEPRAVIVSLPRTEAILPKSEQIPGESRHPNERIRALVTEVKKVGPRLKVVLSRIRPTFVVRLFEQEVPEISDGIIEIKSIAREPGYRTKVAVVSLDQRVDPVGACVGLRGNRIRNIVEELNGERIDIIRWDDDLMVLIPNALQPAKVEEVILCQMLGRAIVLVPEDQLSLAIGRWGQNVRLASKLVGWDIEIMTRDELNEQLEQALLGFASLDGVSEELADRLVGEGFLSYDDLSVIEPEDLMEMGGLTEEQAMHIIAQAEAKAEEAEQLAAEERRRQRQLERERAAAQAEGAPPEPPAPSPEEISEGDAAAEEDSTAEGVTSESEEASA; translated from the coding sequence ATGAACCCCGACGAACTGCTGAGGATCGTCGACGCGATCCACCGGGACAAAAACATCGATAAAGAGGTCGTCTTCAGAAGTATTGAGGCGGCCCTCACTTCGGTTGCGCGCAAACGGTTTGGTGAGCATGAGGAAATCAAAATCGTCATCGACCGCAAAACCGGTTTGATTACCGGTTATCGGGGCGAACAATCCATCGATCCGGAACAACTGACACGGATCGGTGCCCAGGCTGCCAAGCAGGTCATCCTCCAGAAAATCCGCGAAGCGGAACGCGACGTCCTCTATGATGAATATCAGGAGCTTCTGGATCAGATTGTGACGGGCACGGTGCAAAAGGTCGAGCCCCGTGCCGTCATCGTCAGCCTCCCGCGGACAGAAGCGATTCTTCCCAAAAGTGAACAGATTCCTGGCGAATCACGCCATCCGAATGAACGCATCCGTGCCCTGGTCACCGAAGTGAAAAAGGTGGGACCGCGGCTTAAGGTGGTTCTCAGCCGCATTCGTCCTACTTTTGTCGTGCGACTTTTCGAGCAGGAAGTCCCTGAAATCAGCGACGGCATTATCGAGATCAAGTCGATTGCGAGGGAACCCGGTTATCGCACCAAGGTAGCCGTCGTCAGTCTGGACCAGCGGGTCGATCCCGTGGGAGCCTGCGTGGGACTCCGCGGCAACCGCATCCGCAACATCGTGGAGGAATTGAACGGGGAACGGATTGACATCATCCGCTGGGACGATGATCTGATGGTGCTGATTCCCAACGCCCTCCAGCCAGCCAAGGTGGAGGAGGTGATTCTCTGCCAGATGCTGGGACGGGCCATCGTCCTGGTTCCGGAAGACCAGCTCTCCCTGGCCATCGGTCGATGGGGACAGAATGTGCGTTTGGCCAGCAAGCTGGTGGGATGGGACATCGAGATCATGACCCGCGACGAGCTCAATGAGCAGCTCGAACAGGCCCTACTCGGCTTCGCTTCCCTGGACGGCGTGTCGGAAGAACTGGCAGACCGGCTGGTGGGGGAAGGTTTTCTCTCCTACGATGACCTTTCCGTGATCGAGCCGGAGGATCTGATGGAAATGGGAGGCCTGACCGAGGAACAGGCCATGCATATCATTGCTCAAGCGGAAGCGAAGGCGGAAGAAGCGGAACAGCTTGCGGCCGAGGAACGGCGACGCCAGCGCCAGCTTGAACGTGAGCGGGCGGCCGCCCAGGCCGAAGGAGCACCCCCCGAGCCACCTGCCCCCTCCCCGGAGGAAATAAGCGAGGGTGACGCGGCTGCCGAAGAAGACTCCACGGCCGAGGGTGTGACTTCCGAGTCAGAGGAGGCATCGGCCTGA
- a CDS encoding diacylglycerol kinase family protein, translated as MARPPVKQRRSWWEKFSAAFRGLWYGIVGQSSFAVHFAVAITVILVAALFRVRETEWCILILSITVVMSAELFNSALEWLAPAITQEYDRYIETALNVASAAVLVASIGSAVIGLIIFGPRLVALLACLLA; from the coding sequence ATGGCACGTCCGCCGGTAAAACAACGTCGCTCATGGTGGGAAAAATTCTCCGCGGCCTTTCGAGGTCTCTGGTACGGCATCGTCGGCCAAAGTAGCTTCGCGGTGCATTTTGCCGTGGCTATCACGGTCATTCTGGTGGCGGCTCTTTTTCGGGTGCGGGAGACGGAATGGTGTATCCTCATCCTTAGTATCACGGTGGTAATGAGTGCCGAGCTCTTCAACAGCGCTCTGGAGTGGCTGGCACCCGCCATTACCCAGGAGTATGACCGGTATATCGAAACCGCGCTCAACGTAGCAAGTGCCGCAGTCCTGGTGGCCTCCATCGGCTCCGCCGTGATCGGACTGATTATCTTTGGGCCTCGCCTTGTCGCTCTCCTGGCCTGTCTATTAGCGTGA
- a CDS encoding sigma-54 interaction domain-containing protein: protein MMYRPSLLVVSGDREFISQLESALAWRFAVMPVAKMSDVSGVHSGPECIAVVLHVHHPVINGYSVSELSKQIQQLATVAPVVAVFDREVQDAIAECTQPFCRSILDRRKGVDELVRTLAAASPLEWDLADFYLHRPHAVLAGKTRCWTTFTPAVFPMVEELRVAAAHDVTLLLIGETGAGKTFLARTIHELSPRAGKRFLTVACGALPPDLIESELFGYVKGAFTGADVDKPGKFAAAEDGTLLLDEIDVLAPDQQAKLLRVIETGEYEPVGSNETRISRARLIVASNVDLAQLVEQGKFRRDLYYRLNMLSFFIPPLRERPFDVEYLARKFAIQQARSLGIPLRGIEPAFLAALRNYSWPGNVRELENIIRRAVLYCRDGVLRVNDLPSMLRPQSFHELPVTVPDIPVRWTLEKRLEEAERQILEETLRRHGYRRIETARELGISRITLYHKMKKYGLLRRIPENSVTAAD from the coding sequence ATGATGTACCGACCGTCTCTTCTCGTTGTGAGCGGTGACCGCGAATTCATCAGTCAGCTGGAGTCGGCGCTTGCTTGGCGATTCGCCGTGATGCCGGTGGCCAAGATGAGTGATGTTTCCGGAGTCCACAGCGGACCGGAATGTATCGCCGTGGTGCTGCACGTTCACCATCCGGTGATTAACGGCTATTCGGTGAGCGAGTTATCGAAACAGATTCAGCAACTGGCCACGGTGGCGCCGGTTGTGGCGGTGTTTGATCGCGAGGTGCAAGATGCGATCGCGGAGTGCACGCAGCCGTTTTGCCGCAGTATTTTGGACCGCCGGAAAGGTGTGGACGAACTCGTGCGGACGCTGGCCGCCGCTTCCCCCCTGGAGTGGGATCTGGCCGACTTTTATCTCCATCGGCCGCACGCAGTCCTGGCGGGAAAAACCCGCTGCTGGACTACGTTCACACCGGCCGTCTTCCCTATGGTGGAGGAGCTGCGGGTGGCAGCCGCGCATGACGTCACGCTGCTTCTCATAGGCGAAACAGGGGCGGGCAAAACGTTTCTGGCGCGGACGATTCATGAGCTATCCCCGCGGGCGGGAAAGCGTTTTCTCACTGTAGCCTGCGGGGCTTTGCCTCCGGATCTCATCGAAAGTGAACTTTTCGGATATGTTAAAGGTGCTTTCACGGGAGCTGATGTTGACAAACCGGGCAAATTCGCCGCGGCTGAGGACGGAACGCTTCTTTTGGACGAAATCGATGTCCTGGCTCCCGATCAGCAGGCAAAACTCCTCCGCGTCATTGAAACCGGCGAATATGAACCTGTGGGGAGCAACGAGACCCGAATTTCTCGTGCCCGACTTATCGTGGCTTCCAACGTGGATCTGGCCCAACTGGTAGAACAGGGAAAGTTTCGGCGGGACCTGTATTACCGTCTGAACATGCTCAGCTTTTTCATCCCGCCACTTCGGGAACGGCCGTTCGACGTGGAGTACCTGGCGCGGAAATTCGCGATTCAGCAAGCGCGGTCGCTGGGAATCCCGCTCCGCGGTATAGAACCGGCTTTTCTGGCTGCTTTGCGTAATTACTCCTGGCCGGGCAACGTGCGAGAACTCGAGAATATTATTCGACGGGCGGTCCTCTACTGCCGGGATGGGGTGCTCCGGGTCAACGATTTGCCGAGCATGCTTCGGCCTCAGAGTTTCCACGAACTTCCGGTGACCGTTCCCGATATTCCGGTAAGGTGGACCCTGGAAAAGCGTCTCGAAGAGGCGGAACGTCAGATTCTGGAGGAAACGCTTCGCCGACACGGCTATCGGCGAATCGAAACAGCCCGCGAACTCGGCATCAGTCGGATCACTCTGTATCACAAAATGAAGAAGTATGGATTACTCCGGCGGATTCCTGAGAATTCGGTCACGGCTGCTGACTGA
- the rbfA gene encoding 30S ribosome-binding factor RbfA, with product MSSRRALKLAEAVRHVVSSAILFELKDPRVRDVTVTYVEVSEDLRFAKVHVSVMGDEKRQRLTLRGLQSAAGFLQAKCAEKIETRWTPKLTFVLDQGVKHSIEISRILAEVLPRPAAADEGKPSAEEETETAPDSNAESVVPDSSADKREIAEASSEPESHPQSA from the coding sequence ATGAGCTCGCGACGTGCCCTGAAACTCGCCGAAGCGGTACGACATGTCGTCAGTTCGGCGATCCTCTTCGAATTGAAGGATCCCCGTGTGAGGGACGTCACCGTCACCTACGTCGAGGTTTCAGAGGATCTCCGCTTCGCCAAGGTCCACGTTTCCGTAATGGGAGATGAAAAGCGGCAGCGATTGACACTCCGCGGATTGCAAAGCGCTGCTGGCTTCCTGCAGGCCAAATGCGCAGAAAAGATCGAAACCCGGTGGACGCCCAAGCTGACGTTTGTGCTGGACCAGGGCGTCAAGCATTCCATCGAGATCTCCCGAATTCTCGCCGAGGTTCTTCCGCGACCTGCTGCCGCAGATGAAGGAAAGCCTTCAGCGGAGGAAGAAACCGAAACGGCTCCGGACAGCAATGCGGAGTCGGTGGTACCAGATTCGTCGGCGGATAAGCGCGAAATTGCGGAGGCGAGTTCCGAGCCGGAGTCCCATCCGCAATCGGCGTAA